In Schlegelella aquatica, one DNA window encodes the following:
- the fliG gene encoding flagellar motor switch protein FliG yields the protein MDEAGLHDSAILLMSLGEEEAAEVFKHLTPKEVQRLGETIAKMKVIPRERVEEVLDRFAADASEQSMLVSDTDEYVKSVLRKALGEDKANLLIDRILQGSDVTGIESLKWMDPSSVAELLRNEHPQIVAAILVHLDYDQTSQVLKHFTERQRNEVMIRIATLDGIQPSALKDLNDVLSKVLAGGDKLRKASLGGAKTAAEIINMMGSAVESSVLDYIRQSDPDLAQKIMDNMFVFDDLLKIDDRGIQMLLKEVQTESLVIALKGASPELREKIFSNMSSRAAEALREDLESRGPVRLSEVEAEQKEMLKVVRRLADEGQIVLGMGGDDSFV from the coding sequence ATGGACGAAGCCGGACTGCACGACTCGGCGATCCTCCTGATGTCACTGGGCGAGGAGGAAGCCGCCGAAGTCTTCAAGCATCTCACGCCCAAGGAGGTTCAGCGCCTGGGCGAGACGATCGCCAAGATGAAGGTGATCCCGCGCGAGCGGGTGGAGGAAGTGCTCGATCGCTTTGCCGCCGATGCCTCCGAGCAGAGCATGCTCGTCAGCGACACCGACGAGTACGTGAAGTCGGTGCTGCGCAAGGCTCTGGGCGAGGACAAGGCCAACCTGCTCATCGACCGCATCCTGCAGGGCAGCGACGTCACCGGCATCGAGAGCCTGAAGTGGATGGACCCGAGCTCGGTGGCCGAGCTGCTGCGCAACGAGCATCCGCAGATCGTCGCGGCCATCCTCGTGCACCTGGACTACGACCAGACGTCGCAGGTGCTCAAGCACTTCACCGAGCGCCAGCGCAACGAAGTGATGATCCGCATCGCCACCCTCGACGGCATCCAGCCTTCGGCGCTCAAGGATCTCAACGACGTGCTGTCCAAGGTGCTGGCCGGCGGCGACAAGCTGCGCAAGGCCTCGCTCGGCGGCGCCAAGACGGCGGCCGAGATCATCAACATGATGGGCTCCGCCGTCGAGAGCTCGGTGCTCGACTACATCCGCCAGAGCGACCCCGATCTCGCGCAGAAGATCATGGACAACATGTTCGTGTTCGACGATCTGCTCAAGATCGACGATCGCGGCATCCAGATGCTGCTCAAGGAAGTGCAGACCGAATCGCTGGTCATTGCGCTCAAGGGGGCCTCGCCCGAGCTGCGCGAGAAGATCTTCTCGAACATGTCGAGCCGCGCTGCCGAGGCGCTGCGCGAGGATCTCGAGTCCCGCGGTCCGGTGCGTCTGTCCGAAGTCGAGGCCGAGCAGAAGGAAATGCTGAAGGTGGTTCGCCGTCTGGCCGACGAAGGCCAGATCGTGCTGGGAATGGGCGGCGATGACAGCTTCGTCTAA
- the fliF gene encoding flagellar basal-body MS-ring/collar protein FliF yields the protein MDNAVALSPNLTPAAAPEARGLLVQLGTMPMQRKLALGAGVATLVAVLVALSLWSARPDYKVLYANLSDKDGGAIIASLSQMNVPYKHADGGTAILVPADKVHDARLKLASQGLPKGSTVGFELMDNARFGITQFQERLTFQRGLEGELTRSIEALAAVQSARVHLALPNQNGFFREQQKPSASVLVHLHAGRTLDRAQIAGIVHLVSSSVPDLSPKAVSVVDQTGALLTESADGSHKGAGLDAQQLQYVAQIESTYARRIADILEPVVGRDNLRAQVTADVDFSQSESTSEQFRPNQGGEPAAVRSMQTSESAQPGSAQPSGVPGALSNQPPAPPSAPINGPAQALQAANAGGGAAATIKRDAVTNYEVDKTVRVTRNATGTIKRIAAAVVVNHRVTTAANGKTTSTPLTQEELDKLTALVRESIGYNAERGDTVQVINAPFRVHKVDEAPEDLPLWKQRETLDLLRNLALPVALVLLGLVVVFAVIRPALRASAQPAQARGGQALDAVVADPETLPALDAAGTGSAGVPLLAAPMSGDKLDAARQLARDNPAAVANIVRNWVNKEAAA from the coding sequence ATGGACAACGCCGTCGCCCTGTCTCCGAACCTGACGCCCGCCGCCGCGCCCGAGGCACGCGGCCTGCTGGTCCAGCTCGGCACGATGCCCATGCAACGCAAGCTCGCGCTCGGCGCCGGCGTGGCCACGCTGGTGGCCGTCCTCGTCGCGCTGTCGCTGTGGTCGGCCCGGCCCGACTACAAAGTGCTCTACGCCAACCTGTCCGACAAGGACGGCGGGGCGATCATCGCGTCCCTCTCGCAAATGAACGTGCCGTACAAGCACGCCGACGGCGGCACGGCCATCCTGGTGCCGGCCGACAAGGTGCACGACGCCCGGCTCAAGCTCGCCTCGCAGGGGTTGCCCAAGGGCTCGACGGTGGGCTTCGAGCTCATGGACAACGCGCGCTTCGGCATCACGCAGTTCCAGGAACGGCTGACGTTCCAGCGAGGACTGGAAGGCGAGTTGACCCGCTCGATCGAAGCGCTGGCTGCCGTGCAGAGCGCCCGCGTTCACTTGGCCCTGCCCAACCAGAACGGCTTCTTCCGGGAGCAGCAGAAGCCCTCGGCCTCGGTGCTCGTGCATCTGCACGCGGGCCGCACGCTCGACCGCGCGCAGATCGCCGGCATCGTCCACCTGGTGTCGTCCAGCGTGCCGGACCTCTCTCCCAAGGCCGTGAGCGTCGTGGATCAGACCGGCGCACTGCTGACCGAATCGGCCGACGGCAGCCACAAGGGTGCGGGGCTGGACGCCCAGCAACTGCAGTACGTGGCCCAGATCGAGAGCACCTACGCCCGCCGCATCGCGGACATCCTCGAGCCGGTGGTGGGCCGCGACAATCTGCGCGCGCAGGTGACGGCCGACGTCGACTTCTCGCAGAGCGAATCGACCTCCGAGCAGTTCAGGCCGAACCAGGGGGGCGAACCCGCGGCCGTGCGCAGCATGCAGACCTCGGAGTCGGCCCAGCCCGGCAGCGCCCAGCCGAGCGGCGTGCCCGGGGCCCTCTCGAACCAGCCGCCCGCGCCCCCGAGCGCCCCCATCAACGGGCCGGCCCAAGCCCTGCAGGCGGCCAACGCCGGCGGCGGCGCGGCGGCGACGATCAAGCGCGACGCCGTCACGAACTACGAGGTGGACAAGACCGTGCGCGTGACGCGCAACGCCACGGGCACGATCAAGCGCATCGCTGCCGCGGTGGTGGTCAACCATCGGGTCACGACCGCTGCCAACGGCAAGACCACCTCCACGCCGCTCACGCAGGAGGAACTGGACAAGCTCACCGCGCTGGTGCGCGAGAGCATCGGCTACAACGCCGAGCGCGGCGATACCGTGCAGGTGATCAACGCCCCCTTCCGCGTGCACAAGGTCGACGAGGCCCCCGAGGACCTGCCGCTGTGGAAGCAGCGCGAGACCTTGGACCTGCTGCGCAACCTCGCGCTGCCCGTGGCGCTCGTGCTGCTCGGCCTCGTCGTGGTGTTCGCGGTGATCCGCCCCGCCCTGCGAGCCAGCGCGCAACCGGCGCAAGCCCGCGGGGGACAAGCGCTCGACGCGGTGGTCGCCGACCCCGAGACGCTGCCCGCACTCGATGCTGCCGGGACCGGCTCAGCAGGCGTTCCGCTGCTCGCTGCGCCGATGTCGGGAGACAAGCTCGATGCGGCCCGGCAACTGGCCCGCGACAACCCGGCCGCGGTCGCCAACATCGTACGCAACTGGGTGAACAAGGAGGCGGCGGCCTGA
- the fliE gene encoding flagellar hook-basal body complex protein FliE has product MDVRFKPFNFEQAVARSGVVLPGQARAAKVDAGATQVGFSQALTQALKSVSQAQAQAAQMQRQVQLDDPTVSLEETMVAMQKAQIGFQAAVHVRNRLVQAYSDIMNMNV; this is encoded by the coding sequence ATGGACGTTCGATTCAAGCCCTTCAACTTCGAACAGGCCGTCGCCCGCAGTGGAGTCGTTCTGCCGGGCCAGGCGCGCGCCGCCAAGGTGGACGCGGGCGCCACGCAGGTGGGCTTCTCGCAGGCGCTCACCCAGGCGCTCAAATCGGTGAGCCAGGCACAGGCGCAGGCGGCGCAGATGCAGCGTCAGGTCCAGCTCGACGACCCGACCGTGTCCTTGGAAGAGACGATGGTGGCGATGCAGAAGGCGCAGATCGGCTTCCAGGCCGCCGTGCACGTGCGCAATCGCCTCGTGCAGGCATATAGCGACATCATGAACATGAATGTCTGA
- a CDS encoding protein phosphatase CheZ, translated as MSTHDTQQQGGASASPEVYQQIGEMARQLHDTLQQLGFAPKLGQIADKLPDARSRLNYIAQKTGEAAEKVLNLVDQAKAEHDHITQETRRIARAIVADPVRAVASGAVMNFVGDVEASTARMDRHLTEIMMAQDFHDLTGQVVAKVVTLAADIEDQLVKLLLKTAPPDQVHKVEQTFLNGPVVNPEGRTDVVANQEQVDELLASLGF; from the coding sequence ATGAGCACGCACGACACACAACAACAAGGCGGCGCGAGCGCCAGCCCCGAGGTCTATCAGCAGATCGGCGAGATGGCTCGCCAACTGCACGACACGCTGCAGCAGCTGGGCTTCGCCCCCAAGCTCGGGCAGATCGCCGACAAGCTGCCCGACGCGCGCAGCCGGCTGAACTACATCGCGCAGAAGACGGGCGAGGCGGCCGAAAAGGTCCTGAACCTGGTGGACCAGGCCAAGGCGGAGCACGACCACATCACGCAGGAGACGCGGCGCATCGCCCGGGCCATCGTGGCCGACCCCGTGCGCGCGGTGGCCTCGGGCGCGGTCATGAACTTCGTCGGCGACGTCGAGGCGAGCACGGCCCGCATGGACCGGCACCTCACCGAGATCATGATGGCGCAGGATTTCCACGACCTCACCGGCCAGGTGGTCGCGAAGGTGGTGACGCTCGCCGCCGACATCGAGGACCAGCTCGTCAAGCTCCTGCTCAAGACGGCGCCGCCCGACCAGGTGCACAAGGTCGAGCAGACCTTCCTGAACGGCCCGGTGGTCAACCCCGAAGGCCGCACCGACGTGGTGGCGAACCAGGAGCAGGTGGACGAGCTGCTGGCGAGCCTGGGGTTCTAG
- the cheY gene encoding chemotaxis response regulator CheY: protein MSTAADTKFLVVDDFSTMRRIVRGLLKEIGYNNVEEAEDGAVALQMLKSAKFDFVVSDINMPNMNGFELLSAIKADEGLKHLPVLMVTAEARKEDIIRAAQDGAAGYIVKPFTKATLEEKVQKIMQKLGK from the coding sequence ATGAGCACCGCAGCCGACACGAAGTTCCTGGTCGTCGACGATTTCTCCACCATGCGCCGCATCGTGCGCGGTCTCTTGAAAGAGATCGGCTACAACAACGTGGAGGAGGCCGAAGACGGGGCGGTGGCATTGCAGATGCTGAAAAGCGCCAAGTTCGACTTCGTCGTCAGCGACATCAACATGCCCAACATGAACGGCTTCGAGCTGTTGAGCGCGATCAAGGCGGACGAGGGCCTCAAGCACCTCCCGGTGCTGATGGTGACGGCCGAAGCCCGCAAGGAAGACATCATCCGTGCCGCCCAGGACGGCGCCGCCGGCTACATCGTGAAGCCTTTCACGAAAGCCACCCTCGAAGAGAAGGTCCAGAAGATCATGCAGAAGCTGGGCAAGTGA
- the motB gene encoding flagellar motor protein MotB: MAGDSKKLQPIIVKRVKKAAHGHHGGAWKIAYADFVTAMMAFFLLMWLLGSTSEGDRKGIADYFNSPLKVSLLGGGSGTGDSSHVIKGGGLDLSRTNGQVKKGDIEAERKTINLQALKDAARRAEAERLEGLRRRLDSALTNHPRLQQYKSQIRIDITADGLRIQIVDEHNRPMFDTGSALVKDYMRDILREIGKVLGETNNKITLAGHTDAAPYSSGERGYSNWELSADRANASRRELIAGGLREGQVVRVVGLASSSLLDAENPLNPVNRRISIIVMNRDAEERFERGGDVEAGSGPSVERALDVGASSPGANRR; the protein is encoded by the coding sequence ATGGCCGGCGACTCGAAGAAGCTCCAGCCCATCATCGTCAAGCGGGTCAAGAAGGCCGCGCACGGTCACCATGGGGGTGCGTGGAAGATCGCCTATGCCGACTTCGTGACGGCCATGATGGCGTTCTTCCTGCTGATGTGGCTGCTGGGCTCCACCAGCGAGGGCGACCGCAAGGGGATCGCCGACTACTTCAACTCGCCGCTGAAGGTCTCCCTGCTCGGCGGCGGAAGCGGCACGGGCGATTCCTCGCACGTGATCAAGGGCGGTGGCCTGGACTTGAGCCGCACCAACGGCCAGGTGAAGAAGGGCGACATCGAGGCCGAGCGCAAGACGATCAACCTGCAGGCGCTCAAGGACGCGGCGCGCCGCGCCGAGGCCGAGCGGCTGGAGGGCCTGCGGCGCCGGCTCGACTCGGCGCTCACCAACCACCCGCGCCTGCAGCAGTACAAGTCGCAGATTCGCATCGACATCACGGCCGACGGCCTGCGCATCCAGATCGTGGACGAGCACAACCGCCCGATGTTCGACACCGGCAGCGCCCTGGTGAAAGACTACATGCGCGACATCCTGCGCGAGATCGGCAAGGTGCTCGGTGAAACGAACAACAAGATCACCCTGGCCGGCCACACCGATGCCGCCCCCTACAGCAGCGGCGAGCGCGGCTACAGCAACTGGGAGCTCTCGGCCGACCGCGCCAATGCCTCGCGGCGCGAGCTGATCGCGGGCGGCCTGCGTGAGGGGCAGGTGGTGCGCGTGGTGGGGCTCGCCTCCAGCTCGCTGCTGGACGCCGAGAACCCGCTGAACCCCGTCAACCGCCGCATCAGCATCATCGTTATGAACCGCGACGCCGAGGAGCGCTTCGAACGCGGCGGCGACGTCGAAGCGGGCAGCGGCCCGTCCGTGGAGCGAGCACTCGACGTCGGGGCCTCAAGTCCGGGCGCGAACCGCCGATAA
- the motA gene encoding flagellar motor stator protein MotA — translation MFVIIGYIVALGSIFGGFIIHGGNMAVILQALPTELMVIGGGAFGAFVVNNQPKVLKATFRALPKLLKGSKYTKARYMELMALLYDILQKARKEGLMAIEKDVDAPHESPLFQKYATVGNDHHVVEFITDYLRMMVSGNLNAHEIETLMDSEIETHHHEAHAPAAALQRVAGGLPAFGIVAAVLGVVNTMGSVGQPPAVLGAMIGSALVGTFLGILLAYAIVEPLAGLLEQRNDESTKELQCIKTTLLASMQGYAPQVAVEFGRKVLYSTERPTFSELEGHVKGKKA, via the coding sequence ATGTTCGTCATCATCGGCTACATCGTGGCGCTGGGGAGCATCTTCGGCGGCTTCATCATCCACGGCGGAAATATGGCCGTGATCCTGCAGGCCCTGCCGACGGAGCTGATGGTGATCGGCGGAGGCGCCTTCGGTGCTTTCGTCGTCAACAACCAGCCGAAGGTGCTCAAGGCCACGTTCAGGGCGCTGCCCAAGCTGCTCAAGGGCTCCAAATACACGAAGGCCCGGTACATGGAGCTGATGGCCCTGCTCTACGACATCCTGCAGAAGGCTCGCAAGGAAGGGCTGATGGCCATCGAGAAGGACGTCGATGCGCCTCACGAGTCGCCGCTGTTCCAGAAGTACGCCACCGTCGGCAACGACCACCACGTGGTCGAGTTCATCACCGACTACCTGCGCATGATGGTCTCGGGCAACCTCAACGCCCATGAGATCGAGACGCTCATGGACAGCGAGATCGAGACGCACCACCACGAGGCGCACGCACCGGCGGCCGCCCTGCAGCGCGTCGCGGGCGGGTTGCCCGCCTTCGGCATCGTGGCCGCCGTGCTGGGCGTGGTCAACACCATGGGCTCGGTCGGCCAGCCGCCGGCCGTCCTGGGGGCCATGATCGGCTCCGCCCTGGTCGGCACTTTCCTGGGCATTCTGCTCGCGTATGCCATCGTCGAGCCCCTGGCGGGCCTGCTCGAGCAGAGGAACGACGAGTCCACCAAGGAGCTGCAGTGCATCAAGACCACGCTGCTCGCCAGCATGCAGGGCTACGCGCCCCAGGTCGCGGTCGAGTTCGGCCGCAAAGTGCTCTACTCCACTGAGCGCCCGACCTTCTCGGAGCTCGAGGGACACGTGAAGGGCAAGAAGGCCTGA
- a CDS encoding flagellar brake protein: METMPMPLPDEPQQRSSLDDFRIADPFEILALLRQMVEARVLLTIATPRGASYTTTLWEVDRSRKVLRFSADRLDNQLEQVLDADDAVAVGYLDSVKVQFDVEGLVHVHGAGGQSALNCTLPQELFRFQRRGSYRVRPLLGAPPTAKLSHPEAGALLELRVLDVSVAGLALLLPHDVPPLHPGTLLHDVLIDLDADTRFTASVRVVHVTAINQDAQGVRLGCEIERLSGEALRALQRYVDLTQRRRRLMAQDKP, encoded by the coding sequence ATGGAGACGATGCCGATGCCGCTGCCGGACGAGCCGCAGCAGCGGTCGAGCCTCGACGACTTCCGTATCGCCGACCCGTTCGAGATCCTGGCCCTGCTGCGGCAGATGGTGGAGGCACGTGTGCTCCTGACCATCGCCACCCCGCGCGGGGCCTCGTACACGACGACCTTGTGGGAGGTGGACCGCTCCCGTAAGGTGCTCCGCTTCTCGGCCGACCGCCTCGACAACCAGCTCGAGCAGGTGCTCGACGCCGACGACGCGGTCGCGGTGGGCTACCTCGACAGCGTGAAGGTTCAGTTCGACGTCGAGGGCCTCGTCCATGTGCACGGCGCGGGCGGCCAGAGCGCGCTCAACTGCACGTTGCCTCAGGAGCTGTTCCGCTTCCAGAGGCGCGGCAGCTACCGGGTGCGGCCCCTGCTCGGTGCACCGCCCACCGCGAAGCTGAGCCATCCCGAGGCAGGCGCCTTGCTGGAGCTTCGCGTGCTCGACGTGAGCGTCGCAGGCCTGGCCCTGCTGTTGCCGCACGACGTCCCGCCCCTGCACCCCGGCACCCTCCTCCATGACGTGCTGATCGACCTGGATGCCGACACCCGTTTCACCGCCTCGGTGCGCGTGGTGCATGTGACCGCCATCAACCAAGACGCCCAAGGCGTGCGACTGGGGTGCGAGATCGAGCGCCTGTCGGGGGAGGCGCTGCGTGCCCTGCAACGCTACGTGGACCTCACCCAACGCCGTCGCCGCCTGATGGCGCAGGACAAGCCCTGA
- a CDS encoding flagellar protein FliT has protein sequence MTAIARHPGDTLENVMDDKALLDYYEAIERASEQMLQAARDGDWDSVVRLEGACAVLISQLKHAASQRALRPEETRLKTRIMKRILENDAKIRNLAEPWLEDLDRLLAGSPRQLH, from the coding sequence ATGACCGCCATTGCCCGCCACCCCGGGGACACCCTGGAGAACGTCATGGACGACAAGGCCCTGCTCGACTACTACGAAGCCATCGAGCGCGCCAGCGAGCAGATGCTGCAAGCCGCGCGCGACGGCGATTGGGACAGTGTCGTCCGGCTGGAGGGGGCGTGTGCGGTGCTGATCTCCCAGCTCAAGCATGCCGCCTCGCAGCGCGCCCTGCGCCCGGAGGAGACCCGTCTCAAGACGCGCATCATGAAGCGCATCCTCGAGAACGACGCCAAGATCCGCAACCTGGCCGAGCCGTGGCTCGAAGATCTGGATCGCCTGCTGGCCGGATCGCCCCGCCAGTTGCATTGA
- the fliS gene encoding flagellar export chaperone FliS has product MTMFAPFKSNASVYGSVQVETGVATNDPHRLVLMLLDGALEAIVTARGALQRGDVAAKGKAIGKATRIVEEGLRAALNQQAGGELAANLNTLYTYINARLTHANLRNDDRTLQECHQLLGNVRDAWLAIQPAAGRK; this is encoded by the coding sequence ATGACCATGTTCGCACCCTTCAAGAGCAACGCTTCCGTCTACGGCTCGGTCCAAGTGGAAACCGGGGTGGCTACGAACGACCCGCACCGTCTCGTGCTGATGCTGCTGGATGGCGCGCTGGAGGCGATCGTCACGGCTCGCGGTGCCCTGCAGCGCGGCGACGTGGCGGCCAAGGGCAAAGCCATCGGCAAGGCTACGCGCATCGTGGAGGAAGGACTGCGCGCGGCCCTCAACCAGCAGGCCGGCGGCGAACTGGCGGCCAACCTGAATACCTTGTACACCTACATCAACGCGCGCCTGACGCACGCCAACCTGCGCAACGACGACCGGACTCTCCAGGAGTGCCACCAACTCCTCGGCAACGTGCGCGACGCCTGGCTTGCCATCCAACCGGCCGCCGGCCGCAAGTGA
- the fliD gene encoding flagellar filament capping protein FliD, with the protein MATISSPGLGSGLDVNAIVSKLVALERKPIELLQSQASKLQTQLSSFGLLQSYLSNLQSAAARLAQSSFWKESSASSSDAASVSASASSSAAAGSYAIQVTQLAQAHSLASKAYLDSTTSVGTGTLRIELGGWNADQTVFTPKSGSTPVDVTIGPGEDSLESIRAKINAANAGVTATIVKDASGARLVVRSNLTGEQSSVRLTVTDDDGNSADANGLSALAYDPATATGQMTQTLAGRDAIAIVNGLQVQSSSNVLDGVVEGLKLTLSKTTASTVEVKVAPDTEAQKKAIDSFVSAYNDIAKYLADQTKYDATTKKGGALQGDRSAVMLQNQLRSLLRETSGASATYPRLSNLGLEVQSDGTLKVNSTKLDAALADPSEVAKAFSAVDEANPSNEGFAVKFRKFTALATGSEGMVTTRTQGLRDAIKRNNDQQERYEDRVALIEKRLLRQYTALDSSVGQLNGLASYVQQQMAALAKASGSK; encoded by the coding sequence ATGGCCACCATCTCCTCTCCCGGACTCGGCTCCGGGCTGGACGTCAACGCGATCGTCAGCAAGCTGGTGGCGCTGGAGCGCAAGCCGATCGAGTTGCTCCAGTCGCAGGCCAGCAAGCTGCAGACGCAGCTGTCCTCGTTCGGGTTGCTGCAGAGCTACCTGTCGAACCTCCAATCGGCGGCTGCCAGGCTCGCGCAGTCGAGCTTCTGGAAAGAGAGCTCCGCCTCCTCGTCCGACGCCGCTTCGGTGTCGGCCTCGGCCTCGTCCAGCGCCGCGGCCGGCAGCTATGCGATCCAGGTGACGCAGTTGGCGCAAGCGCATTCGCTTGCGTCCAAGGCGTACCTGGATTCGACGACCTCCGTCGGCACAGGCACCCTGCGCATCGAGCTCGGGGGCTGGAACGCCGACCAGACCGTTTTCACTCCGAAGTCCGGCTCCACCCCGGTGGACGTCACGATCGGCCCCGGCGAGGATTCGCTGGAGAGCATCCGAGCCAAGATCAATGCGGCCAACGCAGGCGTGACCGCCACGATCGTGAAGGACGCGTCGGGAGCCCGGCTCGTCGTACGCTCCAACCTCACCGGTGAGCAAAGCTCCGTGCGCCTCACGGTCACGGACGACGACGGCAACTCCGCCGACGCCAACGGCTTGTCCGCGCTGGCGTACGACCCGGCCACCGCGACGGGCCAGATGACGCAGACGCTGGCGGGCCGCGATGCCATCGCGATCGTGAACGGTCTGCAGGTTCAATCGTCCTCGAACGTCCTCGATGGCGTGGTCGAGGGACTGAAACTCACGTTGTCGAAGACCACCGCCTCGACGGTGGAGGTCAAGGTCGCACCGGACACCGAGGCGCAGAAGAAAGCCATCGACAGCTTCGTCAGCGCCTACAACGACATCGCCAAGTACCTGGCGGATCAGACCAAGTACGACGCCACGACGAAGAAGGGCGGCGCTCTGCAGGGCGACCGCAGCGCGGTGATGCTGCAGAATCAGCTTCGCAGCCTGCTGCGCGAGACGAGCGGGGCCTCCGCGACGTATCCTCGGCTGTCCAACCTCGGCCTCGAAGTTCAGAGCGACGGCACGCTCAAGGTCAACAGCACCAAGCTCGACGCCGCGCTCGCCGACCCGAGCGAGGTGGCCAAGGCGTTCTCGGCCGTCGACGAGGCCAACCCCTCGAACGAGGGCTTCGCCGTCAAGTTCCGCAAGTTCACCGCTCTGGCCACCGGCTCCGAAGGGATGGTGACCACGCGCACCCAGGGCTTGCGCGACGCGATCAAGCGCAACAACGACCAGCAAGAGCGCTACGAGGATCGCGTGGCGCTCATCGAAAAGCGCCTGCTGCGCCAGTACACGGCGCTCGACAGCAGCGTCGGCCAGCTCAATGGCCTGGCCAGCTACGTGCAGCAGCAGATGGCCGCGCTCGCCAAGGCATCGGGCAGCAAGTAG
- a CDS encoding flagellin, which yields MPQTINTNIVSLNAQRSLDSSQNSLKTSMARLSSGLRVNSAKDDAAGLAIAERMNAQVRGMNVAIRNANDGISYAQVAEGALSKIGDALQRMRELAIQARNATNTEKDQDSLQNEFKELQNEISRVLGGTTFNGQTIFTQTGTLEFQVGAGTTTNDRVTVTLGSTALNVDPAITDVTTSTAIIGDTSSTTPVAGTAIDAVIADIDTALDAINSQRSIWGATQNRFEAVIANLQVSVENQAAARGRIMDADFAAETANLSRAQILQQAGTAMVAQANQLPQQVLKLLQG from the coding sequence ATGCCGCAGACCATCAACACCAACATCGTGTCGCTGAATGCCCAGCGCAGCCTCGACAGCTCCCAGAACTCGCTCAAGACGTCGATGGCGCGCCTGTCTTCCGGCCTGCGCGTGAACTCGGCCAAGGACGATGCGGCCGGCCTGGCCATCGCCGAGCGCATGAACGCGCAGGTGCGGGGCATGAACGTCGCCATCCGCAACGCCAACGACGGGATCTCGTACGCGCAGGTGGCCGAAGGCGCTCTGTCCAAGATCGGCGACGCGCTCCAGCGCATGCGCGAACTGGCGATCCAGGCGCGCAATGCGACCAACACCGAGAAGGACCAGGACTCGCTGCAGAACGAATTCAAGGAGCTCCAGAACGAGATCTCCCGCGTTCTGGGCGGCACGACCTTCAACGGGCAGACGATCTTCACCCAGACCGGGACGCTCGAGTTCCAGGTAGGTGCGGGCACGACCACCAACGACCGGGTGACCGTCACCCTCGGCTCGACCGCGCTCAATGTGGATCCGGCCATCACCGACGTGACGACCAGCACCGCCATCATCGGCGACACCAGCTCCACCACGCCGGTGGCCGGCACCGCGATCGACGCGGTCATCGCCGACATCGACACCGCGCTGGACGCCATCAACTCCCAGCGCTCGATCTGGGGTGCGACGCAGAACCGCTTCGAGGCCGTGATCGCCAACCTGCAGGTCAGCGTCGAGAACCAGGCCGCCGCCCGCGGCCGCATCATGGACGCCGACTTCGCGGCCGAAACCGCCAACCTCTCGCGCGCCCAGATCCTGCAGCAGGCCGGCACCGCGATGGTCGCGCAGGCCAACCAGTTGCCGCAGCAAGTGCTGAAGCTCCTGCAGGGCTGA